The nucleotide window CCATAGGTGCGAATGCGGGCAATGACTTCCTGGCCGGTATAGCAGCCTTTGCTGTAGCTGATGGCGCGGCTTTCGATGCCGGCTTCAGGCGCGAGGTTCGATTCATCCATGTCCACGCCGAAGCGCGGGATGCCCGCCTCCACGCGCGCGATTTCCAGTGCCTGCCACCCGCACGGGCGGCCACCGACGCTTTCTGCGGCCGCAACCAAACGTTCCGCCGCGGCCTCCATCGCCTCCGTTGGAACAAACACATCAAAACCGGAGGTCAGCAGGCGCGCGCAATTTATGAGATAAATCTGCCCAAAGTCAGAATGCTCCGCCGTGCGGAAAGTCATCTGTTTGACGGGCAACTCGGCCTCGGTCCGGGCCTGACGCAGAACCTCCGCGGCTTTCGGTCCTTGGACGCTGAGCAATCCGTAATGGGGAGCGGCGTCCACAACCTGCGCATCATCCGCGATGATGAACTTCTCCAGCCGCTCTTTGACCTTCGTGACCAGGCCCGGCTCGAAATCGAGAAGGATTTCGTCCGCCAGAAGGTAGAGATTCAGATCGCTGACGATTCGGCCTTTGGCGGTGACGAGCGCGGCGTAGCAACCCTCTCCGGCTTTCAAACCGTTCACGTCGTGGGTCACCTGGCCGTGCAAGAAACGTTGCCGGTCCGCGCCCGTCAGACACAGACGCCCACGGAAACTCAGGTCAAGCACCACGGCTGCCTCGCGCATCGCTGTGTATTCAGCGAGCACATCGCCGTAATGAGCTGGAATTTTCTCCCCGCTCACCTCGATCCACTGCGCGCCCAGGCGCTGATGAAATTCGAGCAATGATCCCGCAGTCATGGAACTCAGTTTGGGGCCGAATTCTTGGGCTGACAAGACGGACCCTTCGGCCAAAACCATCGCGGTGCATCCACAAGTTGTCGGTGGCCGTAGCGCAGATTTCCAATCTGCTGTATCGCCGATTTGTCATCGGCATGGCGTCGGCAAGCTCCCAGGTCCGTGGACTGGTCGGCGGTTCGCAGAGTGCAATTCTGCGATACGGCAGAGTGCGACTCTGCGCTACGTGGACGGCTTCACTTGGAAGCCAAACTCCGCAGTTGAACCGCAGATAGACGCCGATGAACACGGATAGGAACTTCTAGGTCCAAGTCATTCCCTTCTCCATCCGTGTGATCCGTGGTTGCTTTGGTTGCGGCGTCAGCCGCGCGGCGTGTTATGCCCGCCACGGACGCGCGCGTTCGTTGATTCCGGCAAGAGTTTCTCTGGCGATGCGAACGTCTTCCGCGATCTCGAAGTCAAACATGCCCGCCAGCACGAAGTCCGCGCCGTTCTGGAATACGTACCGAAACGCGTCCTTGGGCGGGATCGCCCCGGCGGCCATGACTTTGAAGGCAATCCATGGCTTCGAGACGCTCTTCATGAATTCGGCCGTCTCTTGCGGGTCGCGGCACCAATAGCCGGGGAACTCGCTGTACGGCGCTTTCAATTGCTCCGGCTTCGGGCCGGTGGGGTAATTGTGATGGTGAAACGTCTTGATATAGAAATCCGCCTTCACGCCGTAGCGTTCGCACGCTTTGAAGACGTCGAGCGCGTGCGCCCCTACCCCCGACGCCACGCCGAACTCTTTGGCCGCTTCGACGGCTTTGGCGATGAAATCGATCCGATCGCGCGCGACCAGCGCGTCACTGTGAACGCCCCACAAATAGATCGCCTCGCAGCCTGCCGACACGAGATCTTCAATCTGCTGGCGGTATTGCGACAGGTCGGAGTCCACCGCCGCGGTGGGGCAAATGATCCATTGGATTTTGCCGCCGCGCTCTTTGCGGTAGCGTTTGAGAATCGAGATGGGATGCGGCGGATTGTGCATCGAGACCGTGTTGATCCCTTGCGCTTCGGCCAAAGCGAGAGTCTCCATGATTTTCTCGTCCGTGTTGTAATGCGCCGCGAGGGCATAGACGTACTTCAGGTCGCGGCTGTGCGTGTAATGCGTCAGGAGATTGCCGCCCAGAATCAGCCGGCTGACTTCGAGTTTTCCGATTTTGCCCGTGGACAAGCCGGGTTTTGCCGCAGACGAAGCGGCGGCAGCGTTCGGCGAAGCCTGGCCTGACGAAGCTGAACTCAGAGTCAGCCCCGCGGCGGAGAGGAGGGTTCCTTTGACAAATGCGCGTCGGTGAATCGGTGAAGACATAAGCGGTTCCTTTCGTTCGCGAATGGGTCTTGCCACTTTGGACTCCGCAACGCAACGCTCGCTTCAGGAATTCTCGTCTCTGAAATTGGCGGACCCAGAGCAAAATCCTTTCAGGCAATTCAACGGTAGGGCGAGCTGTCCCAGCGAGCCGAGTCGGACGTGTTCAAAGCTCGTCGAGCGGCTCGCCGGGACGGACTCGCCCTACCGGGTCCGATGAGCCCGTCAGGTTTTGGAGTGCGCCAGACTTCTCTGCTCCTTACACGAATCTTGTGTGTCGTGGTCCGCCAATCCCAAGTGGATTGCGTCCTCCAGCCCAGGGAACCTTCCCTTGATTTGACAACTCACAGGGCGAGTCCTAGCTTCCGAATGGTTCCCAAGAAAGGAGTTTGCTTATGGTTATCAGAGTTTATGGAATGCCGACTTACGCGGGCGAGGTCCTGCCGAGCCTGGCGGAAGAACTCAAACGCTGCGTCGCGTGCTTGCCCGATGCCAACTTCGATCCGTCCCGCATCTACGTCTTTTTCCCGAACGATCTGGTGCAGGAAGGCAGCGGCGAAGAATTGCTCACCTTTGTCGATACCGAGCGCAAGGAAGCCGGATCGGCGCTCAATTCCGTCGGACAGGCCGTGGGCGGGACCCTCCGCGAATTCGCCCGAGTGCGGCTCGTCCACTGCCGCGCCATCGAAGTCCTGGTCCGGCCGAATCACGCCGGAGACGACGTGATCGTGTTCAGCATGTAAGCGTCACAGCTTCCAGCCTTCCCGATACGGCGGGTTGAGGAGTTTGTTGGCGTCCGCGGAATTCTTGAAGCGCACGGCCGCGGCGTCCCATTCCAGTTTTTGTCCTGGATGCATGATTGCGATCACGCCGAGCATCGCGAGCTCTGTGAGCGGGCCGCCGTAAGAGAAATCGGATCCGGCTTTGCTGCCATTCCGAATCGCCTGCAGCCAGTCCTGCTGGTGGTTCTTCACCCGTGGCAAGGTCTTCTCCGGTCGTTTGTACTCCTCCATCCTGGATTCGGGAACAAGCCGGACGCGGGCCGCACCGTGCGAGCCGTAAACGATCGTGCCCTTTTCGCCGATGACCACGGCGCCAGTCTCTTCGTGTTTCTCATTGGGGCCCAGTTCTGCAGGCCGCGGGATGCGCTCGGTGCCGCTGTACCAATGCATCGTCACTGCACCGCGCTTGCTGTTAGCCGGGAACTGGTAAGTGATGATTTCCCCTTTCGGGAAAGCATCGCCCTGAGTTTTCGGATCGTAATCCTTCACCTTCGCTTGAATCGTCGAAGGCGCGCCCAGGTCCAGCGCCCAGAAAACCGGATCGACGACGTGACAGGTCCAATCCCCCACGGTGCCGTTGCCGAACGGGACCCAGCCGCGCCAGCTTCCCGGCAAATACGCGGGATGATAGGGGCGCCACAGCGCCGGGCCCAGCCACTGATCCCAATCGAGGGTGGCGGGAACTTCGTGCTTCTCCTGCAAGCGCGACAATCGGTCGATTCCTGAATTCACCGCCGTGCATCCGCAGTGAATGGTGTGGACTTTGCCGATGGCCCCATCCCAAACCCATTCGCAAAACTGGCGGATCGTGTCGAAGGAATGTCCCTGGTTGCCGAGCTGGGTGACGACCTTGTGTTCCTGCGCGGCTTTCATCAATTGGCGGACTTCATAGACCGAATGCGCCAGCGGTTTCTCGCAATAGACGTGCTTGCCGCGCTTGATCGCCGCCATTGCCGCCACGGCGTGCGTGTGGTCCGGTGTGGCCACGACGACGGCGTCGATGCTCTTTTCCATTTCATCGAACATCTTGCGGAAGTCGCGGAACGGTTTGGCGTCGGCAAACCTCTTGTAGCTGCCTGACGAGTGTCGCGTGTCCACGTCGCACAGCGCCACAATGTTGTTCCCAGTGGCGACGCCGGCGATGTCGCCCGCGCCCTGGCCGCCGACGCCGATGCCGGCGATGTTCAGCTTCTCGCTGGGCGGCGTCTGGCCGCTGCCGGCCACGACATGGCGGGGCACGATCGCGAAAGCGGTGAGAGTTCCCGCGGTTCCCAGAAAGGCGCGGCGTGTCAGAGGGGTTCGATTTTTCATAAGTGGACTTTTAGTGGATTTATGAATTGTTCTCAGCCTTGTTACGCTTTGCTTTGATTGGAGTCAACATTCCCCGCGTCGCTTTGGGGTGCGTGGGCGATCCTGCGATTTCTCGTTTTGGCGACAAGAAGAACGTGCAGGCCAAAATGAGAATTACTGCCCACTGCCATCCATTGAGAAAGGAGTTCGTATGCCAGCACAGAAGATCAAACAGTATCTCGACGCGAACCAAATCAAATATGAACCGAGTGCGTGAGCCACTGAAAACAGCGAGGACACCTGCCCACGGACACTTGACGTGCATCAATGGCCGTCCTGGCCACGGGGCTAAGCTGGAGTGTGGATACACCAGTCCAACTTCGGAAACGATTGAGCCAGGCATTTGGGGTTTTG belongs to Verrucomicrobiota bacterium and includes:
- a CDS encoding aminomethyl transferase family protein — protein: MVLAEGSVLSAQEFGPKLSSMTAGSLLEFHQRLGAQWIEVSGEKIPAHYGDVLAEYTAMREAAVVLDLSFRGRLCLTGADRQRFLHGQVTHDVNGLKAGEGCYAALVTAKGRIVSDLNLYLLADEILLDFEPGLVTKVKERLEKFIIADDAQVVDAAPHYGLLSVQGPKAAEVLRQARTEAELPVKQMTFRTAEHSDFGQIYLINCARLLTSGFDVFVPTEAMEAAAERLVAAAESVGGRPCGWQALEIARVEAGIPRFGVDMDESNLAPEAGIESRAISYSKGCYTGQEVIARIRTYGQVARALRRLRLADDLSQLPARGDKLFKDSKEVGYITSAVRSPGLKASLALGYVRKETNQAGTELSLDGNGGAPVRVLGEPFQAEW
- a CDS encoding Gfo/Idh/MocA family oxidoreductase; the protein is MKNRTPLTRRAFLGTAGTLTAFAIVPRHVVAGSGQTPPSEKLNIAGIGVGGQGAGDIAGVATGNNIVALCDVDTRHSSGSYKRFADAKPFRDFRKMFDEMEKSIDAVVVATPDHTHAVAAMAAIKRGKHVYCEKPLAHSVYEVRQLMKAAQEHKVVTQLGNQGHSFDTIRQFCEWVWDGAIGKVHTIHCGCTAVNSGIDRLSRLQEKHEVPATLDWDQWLGPALWRPYHPAYLPGSWRGWVPFGNGTVGDWTCHVVDPVFWALDLGAPSTIQAKVKDYDPKTQGDAFPKGEIITYQFPANSKRGAVTMHWYSGTERIPRPAELGPNEKHEETGAVVIGEKGTIVYGSHGAARVRLVPESRMEEYKRPEKTLPRVKNHQQDWLQAIRNGSKAGSDFSYGGPLTELAMLGVIAIMHPGQKLEWDAAAVRFKNSADANKLLNPPYREGWKL